The Sphingomonas alpina genome has a segment encoding these proteins:
- a CDS encoding DUF4139 domain-containing protein: MHRIAVLSALFLTAAPAAAQTPVASQAIVNSERVDKISVTLYREPGRGERAIGPGWPGGYALITETRTITLPAGRSTIRFAGVSEGMMPETAIVTGLPRRVNEKNRDARLLGPATLVDAYLKRSVTIRRTSRATGKTTTEEAVIQSGPAGGVVITTAAGAEALSCSGLPESLSYPGVPGDLAAKPTLSVTTDNAVAATATVQLSYLAQGFDWSANYVARIGDDGETLDLFAWLTAANGGSQGFADADTQAVAGGLHREAAARLPKGPAPQLHLKCWPMDITSTYPKWSIERAPPPRMDEESEDLVVTGSRRERMMMRAMAPPPPPPPPPPPAPVVMAQQEELGDLKLYRIPEPVTVAALSRKQVAMIDRKGVRFDRIYTGDFGNWRYRSAGETPPIAASLVLRTENLDTKGLGLPLPAGRVAVFESARNAPMLVAESSLADRAIGEEVEFGAGASNDIRFVTVALPATKQRAAFKVRVTNARATPETFELALPAKVDSASDKLIQRKGRKAWRVMVPANGSVSLDLAFDRRG; this comes from the coding sequence ATGCACCGCATCGCCGTCCTTTCCGCGCTTTTTCTAACCGCGGCGCCGGCTGCGGCGCAGACGCCCGTCGCTTCGCAAGCCATCGTCAATTCCGAGCGCGTCGATAAGATCTCGGTCACGCTGTATCGTGAGCCGGGTCGCGGCGAGCGGGCGATCGGCCCAGGCTGGCCGGGCGGCTATGCGCTGATCACCGAGACGCGTACGATCACGCTTCCTGCCGGCCGCTCGACGATCCGCTTCGCCGGGGTTTCCGAAGGCATGATGCCGGAAACCGCGATCGTCACCGGCTTGCCGCGCCGGGTGAACGAGAAGAATCGCGATGCGCGGCTGCTCGGGCCGGCGACATTGGTCGATGCCTATCTGAAGCGCAGCGTGACGATCCGCCGCACCAGTCGCGCCACCGGCAAGACCACCACCGAGGAGGCTGTGATCCAGTCCGGGCCGGCTGGCGGCGTGGTGATCACCACGGCTGCCGGCGCAGAGGCATTATCCTGTTCGGGCTTGCCCGAATCGCTGTCCTATCCCGGCGTGCCCGGTGACCTGGCCGCCAAGCCGACACTGTCGGTCACGACCGACAATGCCGTGGCGGCGACGGCGACGGTGCAGCTTTCCTATCTGGCGCAAGGGTTTGACTGGTCGGCCAATTATGTCGCGCGGATCGGCGATGACGGAGAGACGCTCGACCTGTTCGCCTGGCTGACCGCCGCCAATGGCGGCAGCCAGGGTTTTGCCGATGCCGATACCCAGGCGGTTGCGGGCGGCCTTCACCGCGAAGCGGCGGCGCGGCTGCCGAAAGGACCGGCGCCGCAGCTGCATCTGAAATGCTGGCCGATGGACATCACCAGCACCTATCCGAAATGGAGCATCGAGCGGGCGCCGCCGCCGCGCATGGACGAAGAGAGCGAAGATCTTGTCGTGACCGGGTCGCGCCGCGAGAGGATGATGATGCGGGCAATGGCACCGCCGCCGCCGCCGCCTCCCCCTCCGCCGCCAGCGCCGGTAGTGATGGCGCAGCAGGAGGAGCTGGGCGACCTGAAGCTGTATCGTATTCCAGAGCCGGTCACTGTTGCCGCCCTGAGCCGCAAGCAGGTGGCGATGATCGATCGCAAGGGGGTGCGCTTCGACCGCATCTATACCGGCGACTTTGGCAATTGGCGCTATCGCTCGGCCGGCGAAACGCCGCCGATTGCGGCGAGCCTGGTCCTGCGCACCGAGAATCTCGATACCAAGGGCCTCGGCTTGCCTTTGCCCGCGGGCCGGGTGGCGGTGTTCGAATCCGCCCGTAATGCGCCGATGCTGGTCGCTGAGAGCAGCCTGGCGGATCGCGCGATCGGTGAAGAGGTCGAATTCGGCGCCGGCGCAAGCAACGATATTCGTTTCGTAACGGTGGCACTGCCTGCGACGAAGCAGCGCGCCGCTTTCAAGGTGCGGGTGACCAATGCACGAGCGACACCCGAGACGTTCGAGCTCGCCTTACCGGCCAAGGTCGATTCGGCCAGCGACAAGCTGATTCAGCGCAAGGGGCGCAAGGCCTGGCGAGTCATGGTGCCCGCCAATGGGAGTGTATCACTCGACCTGGCATTCGATCGGCGCGGCTGA
- a CDS encoding DUF4139 domain-containing protein, whose product MRYWIGTAALALPLIAQAPAQAQTAAPQTANPLAANAQGDVAVTIYQNGQSLVQDVRQLDLDAGRTRQDFPDVSAQIRSETVTLGGPGIGIVEQNFDYDLLSPDKLMEKAVGSVVTIVRTNPATGAETREQARVLAANGGIVLQIGSRIEVLRDDGLPVRVIFDKVPENLRARPTLSVTLQVAKAGRVPATLTYLTPGLGWTSDYVMLFDEAKGAIDVQGWVTLTNSTGTTYRNADVLLVAGNPNRGAGGFSQLGDATLEVAGTETGPREKLGDYYLYPLGERTTIANAQQKQVSFLDVKGVAARKTYEWTNGWLETQAEPRSAATVLKFSTSRTGGLGDQLPAGTIRVYMRDKRGDPQFIGESRVAAAPMGSQMSIRTGEAFDVKGAAVVVERKRLSSSRWRTSMRYDFSNARPDAVTIDLAQNGLWGDVRVIDQSITGERVSADRMEWKVPVPGNGKASVTVVFDTRY is encoded by the coding sequence ATGCGGTACTGGATCGGCACGGCGGCACTGGCGCTACCCCTGATCGCTCAGGCTCCGGCTCAGGCGCAGACCGCCGCCCCGCAGACCGCCAATCCGCTGGCGGCCAATGCTCAGGGCGATGTCGCGGTCACGATCTATCAGAACGGCCAGTCGCTGGTGCAGGATGTCCGGCAGCTCGATCTCGACGCCGGCCGGACGCGGCAGGATTTCCCCGACGTCTCGGCGCAGATCCGTTCCGAGACGGTGACGCTTGGCGGGCCCGGCATCGGTATCGTCGAACAGAATTTCGATTACGACCTGCTCTCGCCCGATAAATTGATGGAGAAAGCGGTCGGCTCGGTCGTGACGATCGTGCGCACCAACCCGGCAACCGGTGCGGAGACGCGCGAACAGGCGCGCGTGCTGGCGGCCAATGGCGGCATCGTGCTGCAGATCGGGAGCCGGATCGAAGTATTGCGCGACGACGGCCTGCCGGTCCGCGTGATCTTCGACAAGGTGCCGGAGAATCTCCGCGCCCGCCCGACTTTGTCGGTCACGCTGCAGGTGGCGAAGGCGGGCCGGGTGCCGGCGACGCTCACCTATCTGACGCCGGGCCTCGGCTGGACCAGCGACTATGTCATGCTGTTCGACGAAGCGAAGGGCGCGATCGATGTGCAGGGCTGGGTCACGCTGACCAACAGCACCGGCACCACCTATCGCAATGCCGATGTGCTGCTTGTCGCGGGCAATCCCAATCGCGGCGCGGGTGGTTTCTCGCAGCTTGGTGATGCGACGCTCGAGGTGGCCGGCACCGAGACGGGGCCGCGCGAAAAGCTCGGCGACTATTATCTCTATCCGCTGGGCGAGCGCACGACGATCGCCAACGCACAGCAGAAGCAGGTCAGCTTCCTGGATGTGAAGGGCGTCGCCGCGCGCAAGACCTATGAATGGACCAATGGCTGGCTCGAAACCCAGGCCGAGCCGCGCAGCGCCGCGACGGTACTCAAATTCTCCACCTCGCGCACGGGCGGGCTCGGCGATCAGCTGCCGGCGGGCACGATCCGCGTCTATATGCGCGACAAGCGCGGCGATCCGCAGTTCATCGGCGAGAGCCGCGTCGCCGCCGCGCCGATGGGGTCGCAAATGTCGATCCGCACCGGCGAGGCGTTCGACGTGAAGGGCGCGGCAGTGGTGGTCGAGCGCAAGCGCCTGTCGTCGTCGCGCTGGCGCACATCAATGCGCTATGATTTCTCCAACGCCCGACCGGATGCGGTGACCATCGACCTGGCGCAGAACGGCCTGTGGGGCGATGTCCGCGTCATCGATCAGAGCATCACCGGCGAGCGCGTCTCGGCCGACCGGATGGAATGGAAGGTGCCGGTTCCGGGCAATGGCAAGGCGTCGGTGACCGTGGTGTTCGACACGCGCTATTGA